Within Micromonospora parathelypteridis, the genomic segment CGTCCGGCAGCAGGGCCATCGAGTGCTCGACGTGCGCTGCCACCGAGCCGTCCCGGGTCACCACCGTCCACCCGTCGGCCAACTCGACCGTACGTGGCGACGCCATCGTGATCATCGGCTCGATGGCCAACGCCATGCCGGGGACCAGTCGCGGGCCCTTGCCCGGCCGACCGTGGTTCAGCACGTGCGGGTCCTGGTGCATCTCGGTGCCGATGCCGTGCCCGCCGTAGCCGTCGACGATGCCGTACCGGCCGCCCTTACGGACGGCGCTCTCCACCGCGTACGAGATGTCGGTGAGTCGGCCCTTGCCGCTGGCCGCACCGCGTGCGGCGGCGGCGATGCCGGCCCACATCGCGTCCTCGGCCACCTCGGCCATCTTCAGCAGAGCCGGATCGACGTCACCGACCCCGACGGTGATCGCGGAGTCGCCGTGCCAGCCGTCCAGCACCGCGCCGCAGTCGATGGAGATCAGATCACCGGCCTGGAGCACCTGCCCCGGCGAGGGGATGGCGTGCACGATCTGCTCGTTGACCGAGGAGCAGATCGACGCCGGGAAGCCGTGGTAGCCCTTGAACGACGGAACGCCACCCGCCTCGCGGATGGTCGACTCGGCGATGGCGTCCAGATCGGCGGTGCTGACACCGGGGGCAACGGCCTCCCGCATCCGACGAAGCGCCTCGGCCACCACCAACCCGGCGGCCCGCATCTTCTCGATCTGGTCAGGGGTCTTCAGCTGGATGTCCAGCTGGGGACGACGCATGGAGCGATTACCTTTCGTTGCCGAACAGCGGGGCACGTCACGCGTACCCCGCTGTTCGCACTCTATCCGCCGTGGCCCGGCAGGACCTCAGCCGCCGTACGACCGCAGTGCGTCGATGGCCCGGGTGGTGACGTCCTCCACCGGGCCGGTGGCGTCGATCCCGACCAGCTTGCCCTGAGCGCCGTAGTAGTCGACCAGGGGCGCGGTCTTCTCGCTGTACTCACGAAGCCGGGTGGCGATCGTCTCCGGCTTGTCGTCGTCGCGCTGGAACAGCTCGGCGCCGCACCGGTCGCAGATGCCCGGCCGGGTGGTGGCGTCGAACTCGACGTGCCAGATCTTGCCGCAGCCCCGGCAGGTACGCCGACCGGAGAGCCGCCGGATCACCTCGTCGTCGTCGACGACCAACTCCAGAACCAGATCCAGGGCGGTGCCCAGATCGGCGAGGAGCTTGTCCAGAGCGGCAGCCTGCGGAGTGGTCCGCGGGAAGCCGTCGAGCAGAAAGCCCTCGCTGGCGTCGGGCTCGGCCAGCCGGTCCCGGACCATGTTGATGGTGACCTCGT encodes:
- the map gene encoding type I methionyl aminopeptidase, yielding MRRPQLDIQLKTPDQIEKMRAAGLVVAEALRRMREAVAPGVSTADLDAIAESTIREAGGVPSFKGYHGFPASICSSVNEQIVHAIPSPGQVLQAGDLISIDCGAVLDGWHGDSAITVGVGDVDPALLKMAEVAEDAMWAGIAAAARGAASGKGRLTDISYAVESAVRKGGRYGIVDGYGGHGIGTEMHQDPHVLNHGRPGKGPRLVPGMALAIEPMITMASPRTVELADGWTVVTRDGSVAAHVEHSMALLPDGVWVLTAFDGGRARLGDLVTARQPAASPTP
- a CDS encoding adenylate kinase, giving the protein MRLVLVGPPGAGKGTQAEFVAAHLSVPKISTGDIFRSNVTQGTPLGIEAKRYMDAGELVPDEVTINMVRDRLAEPDASEGFLLDGFPRTTPQAAALDKLLADLGTALDLVLELVVDDDEVIRRLSGRRTCRGCGKIWHVEFDATTRPGICDRCGAELFQRDDDKPETIATRLREYSEKTAPLVDYYGAQGKLVGIDATGPVEDVTTRAIDALRSYGG